A region of Acidobacteriota bacterium DNA encodes the following proteins:
- a CDS encoding DUF1585 domain-containing protein, with translation MWFLVNLLAAHRPPPPPDMPGLPETADDGAALSMRAAMEQHRANPACASCHAQMDPLGFALENFDAIGRWRDRGESNEPIDASGILPDGSAFEGPTGMREALLRDERRFVTTIAEKLLTYALGRNVESFDMPAVRAIVRDAEANDYSFESIVVGIAESIPFQMRLAPS, from the coding sequence ATGTGGTTCCTGGTCAACCTCCTGGCCGCGCACCGGCCCCCGCCCCCGCCGGACATGCCGGGGCTGCCCGAGACGGCCGACGACGGCGCGGCGCTTTCGATGCGCGCCGCGATGGAGCAGCACCGGGCGAACCCGGCGTGCGCAAGCTGTCACGCGCAGATGGACCCGCTCGGCTTTGCCCTCGAGAATTTCGACGCCATTGGCCGCTGGCGTGACCGGGGCGAGTCGAACGAACCTATCGACGCGTCCGGCATCCTGCCGGATGGCAGCGCGTTCGAGGGCCCCACCGGCATGCGGGAGGCGCTGTTGCGCGACGAGCGGCGATTCGTCACCACCATCGCCGAAAAGCTGCTCACCTATGCGCTCGGTCGCAACGTCGAGTCGTTCGACATGCCGGCCGTGCGGGCCATAGTCCGCGACGCCGAGGCGAACGATTACAGTTTCGAGTCGATAGTTGTCGGGATTGCCGAGAGCATTCCGTTCCAGATGAGGCTGGCACCATCATGA
- a CDS encoding DGQHR domain-containing protein — MPNELKEIVLPALRGVMGDWIYYSCLMDLGQLSARVRYAEEIHKNHALSDMIQRELERGRGAQIAEYLKGQSERFFNSLVLATYSGQPNWHALSDVQSRGNTPWLKDLREETVASVGFLTLRGDEKLFALDGQHRLAGIKQAVKDGLDNDPYDEVSVIVVGHRDTRQGLERTRRLFTTLNKTARPVSKGDIIALDEDDVMAICVRRLIEETDLFSGQRIAFVANNNMPVTNTTSLTTIGNLYDILAILFTQAKFELRAKKSDLQRVRPGDEKLDGYFEYAQELFVQLGKHFKELDSFFSAENTEPVVKKHRGNHGGNALFRPIGLEIFALVISRLTVDMSLSQAVTTAARLPRRLDEAPFEGLMWDSNKKTILNGHKVTLREVLSYMIGRNTERYSKETLLDRYRRDTGNEWAELPKKLI, encoded by the coding sequence ATGCCTAACGAATTGAAAGAAATCGTTTTGCCCGCGCTACGCGGCGTCATGGGAGACTGGATTTATTACTCCTGCCTGATGGATCTCGGACAATTGAGTGCACGAGTTCGTTACGCCGAGGAGATCCACAAGAACCACGCGCTCTCAGATATGATCCAACGAGAGCTCGAGAGAGGTAGGGGCGCACAGATCGCCGAGTACCTCAAGGGGCAGTCGGAACGATTCTTCAATTCACTCGTTCTCGCCACATACAGTGGACAGCCTAACTGGCATGCGCTTTCCGATGTTCAGAGCAGAGGCAACACCCCGTGGCTCAAAGACCTGCGCGAGGAAACTGTCGCTTCGGTGGGATTCCTCACGCTCCGTGGAGACGAAAAACTGTTCGCCCTGGACGGACAGCACCGTCTTGCCGGTATCAAACAGGCGGTCAAGGACGGCCTCGATAACGATCCCTACGATGAAGTGTCAGTGATCGTCGTTGGACATCGGGACACCCGGCAGGGACTGGAGCGGACCCGCAGGCTGTTCACGACGCTGAACAAGACCGCGAGGCCGGTCTCCAAGGGCGACATTATTGCGCTGGATGAAGATGATGTCATGGCCATCTGTGTGCGTCGCCTGATTGAGGAAACCGATCTGTTTTCCGGACAGCGCATCGCCTTTGTTGCAAACAACAACATGCCCGTCACCAACACCACGAGCCTGACGACGATCGGCAACCTGTACGACATATTGGCCATACTGTTCACTCAGGCTAAGTTCGAGTTGCGAGCAAAGAAGTCCGACCTGCAGAGAGTCCGGCCGGGCGACGAGAAACTCGACGGCTACTTCGAATATGCACAGGAGCTATTCGTTCAGCTTGGCAAGCACTTTAAGGAACTCGACAGTTTCTTTTCGGCCGAGAATACGGAACCAGTTGTGAAGAAACACCGCGGGAACCACGGCGGGAATGCGTTGTTTCGACCTATCGGCTTGGAGATCTTCGCTCTCGTTATCTCCCGTCTGACAGTCGATATGAGCCTCTCGCAAGCGGTCACGACTGCGGCCCGGCTGCCGCGGCGACTCGACGAGGCGCCGTTTGAGGGGCTCATGTGGGATTCGAACAAGAAGACGATCCTGAATGGACACAAAGTCACCTTGCGCGAGGTGTTGTCATACATGATCGGGAGGAACACCGAGCGCTACTCGAAGGAGACGTTGTTGGATAGGTACAGGCGGGACACCGGCAACGAGTGGGCGGAGTTGCCAAAGAAACTTATCTAA
- a CDS encoding carboxypeptidase regulatory-like domain-containing protein, with the protein MTTMRRLTSLTLAFAGAALLVFLLAPGATTVGAEAQANDGVIQGRVTSTTGPEAGVWVIAETDDLETVYRKIVVTNDDGRYLLPELPEATFDVWVRGYGLVDSEPVEGRPGDQLDLTAVVASTPAEAAQVYPSNYWLSLINLPEAHEFPGTGAEGNGIGETMETQAHWINNLKGCQRCHQVGNDRTREIPDLTDFDSARAAWDDRTQRGQRGSLMYSFITRFGQERALDMLVDWTDRIAGGEAPEAPPRPQGIERNVVITMWNWGDNVAFVHDEIATDKRNPRVNANGPIYGVDIGNDYLLVTDPNEHHSTMIKIPLRVPRDQVPSMFATQGFRPWRDFGERAVWNDPANPHNPMLDAEGRVWLTTRIRHPDNPDWCREGSDNPYAEYYPINRAGRHTGYYDPEAEKFVLIDTCYGTHHLQFAEDANDTLYFSGGGDVIGWLDTKVYDETGDERFAQGWCPTVIDTNGDGRITKPWNEPPARGGGEAAAFDPSLDTRVRVGAYGVIASPIDDAAWIVSDDFPGRMLRLERGDNPPETCISELYTVPVEKGYRTRGLDVDRNGVLWTALAGSSHFAAFDRTKCDVFGGPEVRDGRQCDDAWTFYKAPGPDFRGTDIGTDFHYYNWVDQFNTLGLGENIPIANGSSSDSLLALDPETGEWTILRVPYPQGFHSRGLDGRIDDPNAGWKGRGVYATYGADAAWHVEGGPVEPGNLVKFQIRPNPLAQ; encoded by the coding sequence ATGACGACCATGAGACGACTGACCAGCCTGACGTTGGCGTTCGCCGGAGCGGCGCTGCTCGTTTTCCTGCTCGCGCCGGGGGCCACCACGGTGGGCGCTGAAGCGCAGGCCAACGACGGCGTGATCCAGGGGCGGGTCACGAGCACGACGGGGCCGGAAGCGGGCGTCTGGGTGATCGCCGAAACCGACGATCTGGAGACGGTCTACCGGAAGATCGTCGTCACGAACGACGACGGCCGCTACCTCCTGCCGGAACTGCCGGAAGCGACTTTCGACGTCTGGGTGCGCGGCTACGGCCTGGTCGACTCCGAACCCGTCGAGGGACGGCCCGGCGACCAGCTCGACCTGACCGCGGTGGTCGCATCGACGCCGGCCGAGGCAGCGCAGGTCTATCCGTCCAACTACTGGCTGTCGCTCATCAACCTGCCCGAGGCGCACGAATTCCCCGGCACGGGAGCGGAGGGCAACGGCATCGGCGAGACGATGGAAACGCAGGCCCATTGGATCAACAACCTGAAGGGTTGCCAACGCTGCCACCAGGTGGGCAACGACCGGACCCGCGAGATTCCCGACCTCACCGATTTCGATTCGGCGCGCGCCGCCTGGGACGACCGGACCCAGCGCGGACAGCGCGGGTCGCTGATGTACAGCTTCATCACACGGTTCGGGCAGGAGCGCGCGCTCGACATGCTGGTCGACTGGACCGACCGGATAGCCGGCGGCGAAGCACCCGAAGCGCCGCCCCGTCCCCAGGGGATCGAGCGGAACGTCGTCATCACGATGTGGAACTGGGGCGACAACGTCGCCTTTGTCCATGACGAGATTGCGACCGACAAGCGGAACCCGCGGGTCAACGCCAACGGACCGATCTACGGGGTCGACATCGGCAACGACTACCTTCTCGTCACCGACCCGAACGAACACCACTCGACGATGATCAAGATCCCGCTCCGCGTCCCACGCGATCAGGTGCCGTCGATGTTCGCGACGCAGGGATTCCGGCCCTGGCGCGACTTCGGCGAGCGGGCGGTGTGGAACGACCCGGCCAACCCGCACAACCCGATGCTCGACGCCGAAGGCAGGGTCTGGCTGACGACCCGCATCCGGCATCCCGACAACCCGGACTGGTGCCGCGAGGGATCGGACAACCCGTACGCGGAGTACTACCCGATCAACCGGGCCGGCCGGCATACCGGTTACTACGATCCGGAAGCGGAGAAATTCGTCCTTATCGACACCTGCTATGGAACCCACCACCTGCAGTTCGCGGAGGATGCGAACGACACGCTCTACTTCAGCGGCGGCGGGGACGTCATCGGCTGGCTCGATACGAAGGTCTACGACGAGACGGGCGACGAGCGTTTCGCCCAGGGGTGGTGCCCGACCGTAATCGATACGAACGGCGACGGCCGGATCACCAAGCCATGGAACGAGCCGCCGGCCCGCGGCGGCGGCGAGGCGGCGGCGTTCGACCCGTCGCTCGACACGCGCGTCCGGGTGGGCGCCTACGGCGTCATCGCGAGTCCCATCGACGACGCGGCCTGGATCGTCTCGGACGACTTCCCGGGCCGCATGCTGCGCCTGGAGCGGGGTGACAACCCGCCCGAGACGTGCATCAGCGAGCTGTACACGGTCCCGGTGGAAAAGGGCTACCGGACCCGCGGTCTCGACGTCGACCGGAACGGCGTGCTGTGGACGGCGCTTGCGGGCAGCAGTCACTTCGCCGCGTTCGACCGCACCAAGTGCGACGTCTTCGGCGGTCCCGAGGTGCGCGACGGGCGGCAGTGCGATGACGCCTGGACGTTCTACAAGGCCCCCGGCCCGGACTTCCGCGGTACCGACATCGGGACCGACTTCCACTATTACAACTGGGTCGATCAGTTCAACACGCTCGGCCTGGGCGAGAACATCCCGATCGCGAACGGGTCGAGTTCCGATTCGCTGCTCGCGCTCGATCCGGAAACGGGCGAGTGGACCATCCTGCGCGTTCCGTACCCGCAGGGCTTCCACAGCCGCGGCCTCGACGGGCGGATCGACGATCCGAACGCCGGGTGGAAGGGACGCGGCGTCTACGCCACCTACGGCGCCGACGCGGCGTGGCATGTCGAAGGCGGGCCGGTGGAGCCGGGCAACCTCGTGAAGTTCCAGATTCGTCCGAACCCGCTCGCGCAATAG
- a CDS encoding transposase, which produces MAMGKRRRRARQPSMWVASADLPRGGGHPFYERLNRVLDEAGFDAFVESACAKFYADGVGRPSLAPGRYFRMLLLGYFEGLDSERAIAWRAADSLSLRQFLDVALHEASPDHRRYRGRGVGSTWRRTRRSSHGCCSA; this is translated from the coding sequence ATGGCAATGGGCAAACGCCGCCGCCGAGCGCGGCAGCCGTCGATGTGGGTGGCCAGCGCCGACCTGCCGCGAGGCGGAGGTCACCCGTTCTACGAGCGATTGAATCGCGTTCTCGACGAGGCGGGTTTCGACGCCTTCGTCGAGAGCGCGTGCGCGAAGTTCTACGCCGACGGGGTGGGCCGTCCGAGTCTGGCGCCGGGGCGCTACTTCCGGATGCTGTTGCTCGGCTACTTCGAGGGGCTGGACTCGGAGCGGGCGATTGCGTGGCGCGCGGCCGATTCGTTGAGCCTGCGGCAGTTTCTGGACGTCGCGCTGCACGAGGCGTCGCCGGACCATCGACGGTATCGCGGACGCGGCGTCGGATCGACCTGGAGACGCACCAGGCGGTCTTCACATGGGTGCTGCAGCGCCTAG
- a CDS encoding DUF1552 domain-containing protein: MIITQKALPRRTFLRGVGATLALPFLDAMTPAASALARQVTAPVRRLGFIYVPNGVIQEQWVPEQVGRGFEFSPILSPLEPFRDQLLVLSGLAHRQADSFGDGNGDHPRATAVWLSGVHAWERRGRQGPTEIKLGVTADQIAAREFGKETPLPSLELALEQPSAIACDTGDCFYSNTITWRNETTPLDMEAHPRVVFERLFGEGGSAADRLAVMRQTGSILDSVTAEVARLERTLGPSDRNKLDEYLDAVRDVEQRIQRSEARGPDAFVELPERPVDIPEQFEDHAKLMFDLQVLAFQADVTRVFTLMMAREASPRPYPQIGVPDQHHTVSHHRNDPEYIAKKAKIDTYHITLLADLLGKLRETPDGDGTLLDQSMIVYGGGIGNGNLHEHTNLPCLVAGGGGGRLNGGRHRAYAADTPMSNLLLTVLDKAGVPADKLGDSTGLLNTAPLSL, encoded by the coding sequence ATGATCATCACCCAGAAAGCGCTTCCCCGTCGGACGTTCCTGCGCGGCGTTGGCGCGACCCTCGCGCTGCCGTTCCTCGATGCGATGACACCGGCCGCCTCCGCCCTCGCGCGGCAGGTGACGGCGCCCGTCCGCCGGCTCGGGTTCATCTACGTCCCGAACGGCGTGATTCAGGAGCAGTGGGTGCCGGAGCAGGTCGGACGGGGTTTCGAGTTCTCGCCGATCCTGAGCCCGCTCGAGCCGTTCCGCGATCAGTTGCTGGTTCTGAGCGGCCTCGCGCACCGGCAGGCCGACTCGTTCGGCGACGGCAACGGCGACCATCCGCGCGCCACTGCCGTCTGGCTGAGCGGTGTCCATGCCTGGGAGCGCCGCGGGCGGCAAGGGCCCACCGAGATCAAGCTGGGAGTGACGGCGGATCAGATCGCGGCGCGCGAGTTCGGCAAGGAAACGCCGCTCCCGTCGCTGGAGCTGGCCCTGGAGCAGCCGTCCGCGATCGCCTGCGACACCGGTGACTGCTTCTATTCCAACACCATCACCTGGCGCAACGAGACGACTCCGCTCGACATGGAGGCGCATCCGCGCGTCGTCTTCGAGCGGTTGTTCGGGGAGGGCGGAAGCGCTGCCGACCGGTTGGCGGTGATGCGCCAGACGGGCAGCATCCTCGATTCGGTCACCGCCGAGGTGGCGCGGCTGGAGCGGACGCTCGGCCCGTCCGACCGGAACAAGCTCGATGAGTATCTGGATGCGGTTCGCGATGTCGAGCAGCGGATTCAGCGCTCCGAGGCGCGCGGTCCCGACGCGTTCGTCGAGCTGCCGGAGCGCCCGGTGGACATCCCGGAGCAGTTCGAGGATCACGCGAAGCTGATGTTCGATCTGCAGGTGCTGGCGTTTCAGGCGGACGTCACGCGGGTCTTCACGCTGATGATGGCGCGCGAGGCGAGCCCGCGGCCGTACCCGCAGATTGGCGTTCCGGATCAGCACCACACCGTGTCACACCACCGGAACGACCCGGAGTACATCGCCAAGAAGGCGAAGATCGACACGTACCACATCACGCTGCTGGCCGACCTCCTCGGCAAGCTGCGCGAGACGCCGGACGGCGACGGCACCCTGCTCGATCAGTCGATGATCGTCTACGGTGGCGGCATCGGGAACGGCAACCTGCACGAGCACACCAACCTGCCGTGCCTCGTGGCGGGCGGTGGGGGCGGACGCCTCAACGGCGGGCGTCACCGCGCCTACGCGGCCGATACGCCGATGTCGAACCTGCTGCTGACGGTGCTCGACAAGGCGGGAGTGCCGGCGGACAAGCTGGGCGACAGCACGGGCCTGCTGAACACGGCGCCGCTCAGTCTCTAA
- a CDS encoding AAA family ATPase: MQCRRAFPRDAARAGRRDGGTGLMKLLRAEFQNFRLLRDLELEFSSDSVRKLTVIRAANESGKTTILHALQWALYGDAALPGKGEGFRLHPIDWDAGEGRRVPITATVEFELTTHRRAGGQLRETRRRFRLVRSALEEVDSQSRRLASTVKLFALNDTGATPIEAPEALINDELPPELRDVFFTDGDRALSFIEADVAQSTKRERVQRAIRSLLGLGVIDDAIKHVRKSAADVNRKAKRVGTGSELTRIASRLEAMEEYREKLEGEWEDAKQQFGAFDEKVDEIDRKIAAALQKGDKDKLRMDLERAKADIGQLDNQLAAATKEHSALFRSRSIATDLLDPVLGRAFDKLEELHDQGKIPNTTIPILQDRLAAEICICGETLEARDPGGEKRRAHIKKLIDDSQRADEIQKIITDLYYGAKPLQSGGDARSSAWLEDYRKVVERRDGIQELRDEAGRSLRALEIQLDALPDTDIQGLRETRRQYKDQRDRHLSKQSALDTQLTGLRREREKLEFERDRLLREQKKGARILAELEVTQDVTKVLQSAYRRITNEELQKVSDLMNSVFLEMIGADPELGAIIRRAEISYDFDIIVYGPNDRTLNPDRDLNGASRRALTLAFILALTKVSEVEAPNVIDTPLGMTSGFVKRSILRTAVRESAQLILFLTHDEIAGCEEIIDDAADRAFTLTNPAHYPRMLVNDPGINDRRVLRCGCDHRGECQLCVRHADARVELEEAL; encoded by the coding sequence ATGCAGTGCCGCCGCGCGTTTCCTCGCGACGCAGCGCGGGCAGGACGCAGGGACGGAGGAACTGGACTCATGAAGCTGCTCCGTGCCGAATTTCAAAACTTCCGGCTGCTCCGCGACCTTGAGCTTGAATTCTCGAGCGATTCCGTCAGGAAGCTGACGGTGATTCGCGCCGCGAACGAGTCAGGCAAGACGACGATCCTGCACGCATTGCAATGGGCGCTCTACGGCGACGCGGCCCTACCCGGCAAGGGCGAGGGCTTCCGTCTGCATCCCATTGACTGGGATGCGGGCGAAGGCAGGCGCGTACCGATCACGGCCACGGTCGAATTCGAACTGACGACGCACCGGCGGGCTGGCGGGCAACTCCGCGAGACTCGCCGACGCTTTCGCCTCGTACGCTCGGCGCTCGAGGAGGTGGACAGCCAGTCCCGCCGCTTGGCTTCGACCGTGAAGCTGTTCGCGCTGAACGACACAGGCGCGACTCCCATTGAAGCGCCGGAAGCACTGATCAACGACGAGCTGCCACCCGAGCTGCGCGACGTCTTCTTCACGGACGGCGACCGGGCATTGAGCTTCATCGAAGCGGATGTTGCCCAGTCCACGAAGCGTGAGCGAGTGCAGCGTGCCATTCGCTCGCTTCTCGGGCTCGGGGTCATCGACGACGCCATCAAGCATGTTCGCAAGTCCGCGGCGGATGTGAACAGGAAGGCTAAGCGGGTCGGCACAGGCAGCGAGCTGACGAGGATCGCCTCACGCCTCGAGGCGATGGAAGAGTACCGGGAGAAGCTCGAAGGCGAATGGGAAGACGCCAAACAACAGTTCGGGGCCTTCGACGAAAAGGTCGATGAGATCGACCGCAAGATCGCAGCGGCGCTCCAGAAAGGCGACAAGGACAAGCTGCGCATGGACCTCGAACGCGCCAAGGCGGATATCGGGCAACTGGACAATCAGCTTGCCGCGGCGACCAAGGAACACTCCGCGCTGTTCCGCAGCCGGTCGATCGCGACCGACCTGCTCGATCCGGTTCTGGGTCGCGCCTTCGATAAGCTCGAAGAGTTACACGACCAGGGCAAGATTCCAAACACGACGATACCGATTCTGCAGGATCGGCTCGCGGCTGAAATCTGCATTTGCGGCGAGACGCTGGAAGCTAGGGATCCGGGCGGCGAGAAACGCCGTGCGCACATCAAGAAGCTGATCGACGACAGCCAACGCGCCGACGAAATCCAGAAGATCATCACAGACCTGTACTACGGCGCGAAGCCGTTACAGAGCGGCGGCGACGCGAGATCGAGTGCATGGCTTGAGGACTACAGGAAGGTCGTCGAGCGGCGCGACGGCATCCAAGAGTTGCGTGACGAAGCTGGCCGGAGTCTCCGGGCGCTGGAAATACAACTCGACGCACTTCCAGACACGGACATACAGGGTTTGCGCGAAACCCGCCGTCAGTACAAGGACCAGCGTGACCGCCACCTGTCGAAACAGTCCGCGCTCGACACGCAGCTCACCGGGCTTCGGCGCGAGCGCGAGAAGCTCGAATTCGAGCGTGACCGTCTGCTTCGTGAACAGAAGAAGGGGGCCCGCATTCTGGCCGAGCTCGAAGTCACGCAGGACGTGACAAAAGTCTTGCAAAGCGCCTATAGGCGGATCACGAACGAGGAGTTGCAGAAAGTCAGCGACCTCATGAACAGCGTATTCCTTGAGATGATCGGCGCCGACCCTGAACTTGGGGCGATCATCCGGCGCGCGGAGATCAGCTACGACTTCGACATCATCGTATACGGGCCGAACGACCGGACGCTCAATCCGGACCGCGACCTGAACGGCGCGTCACGTCGGGCGCTGACGCTAGCTTTCATTCTAGCGTTGACGAAGGTGAGCGAGGTCGAAGCGCCAAATGTCATTGACACTCCGCTCGGCATGACGAGTGGCTTCGTCAAACGCTCGATCCTGCGCACGGCAGTGCGCGAGAGCGCGCAACTGATCCTCTTTCTAACGCACGACGAGATCGCCGGCTGCGAGGAAATCATCGACGACGCGGCGGACCGCGCCTTCACGCTGACCAATCCCGCGCACTACCCGAGGATGCTCGTCAACGATCCAGGTATCAACGATCGTAGGGTCTTGCGGTGCGGCTGCGATCATCGGGGCGAGTGCCAGCTCTGCGTGCGTCACGCCGACGCCCGGGTCGAGCTGGAAGAGGCGTTATAG
- a CDS encoding DEAD/DEAH box helicase, with product MNEPALRRLDEARPLYMLPADPLAEEVLIPGFRAAARVDCMVGFFSSEVLASLAPGLATYIAGSENGFRLIVSPLLRAEDRTAIEHGLKSPTEIADRILEELTVTEDLLQRHTLKCLSWLLRQGRIEIKVALMKDALFHPKVWLFANDGDVVAAHGSSNVTLAGIRKNVEQIAVSRSWQDPNQRYIANKLNYEFVRLWENKDENCTVIAMSEALQKRLVRTYTSESPPTEDELRALYWRATGFVEAREQLEPAAVPSAHFAVPDWLRFEDGPFEHQGKAVAAWCEAGFRGVLEMATGSGKTITSMIGAHRLHQVHRPLLVIVAAPYVPLIEQWCDEIAPFRLRPVNLTTTGSATKRATALQRLKRRLHTGLSDVEIAVVSHDTLCTPEFLASLDAFDCARLLIADEVHNLGRPSFINDLPEFFEYRLGLSATPIRQYDEEGTEALFGFFGPVAFRFGLEEAIGGCLVEYDYYVHPVYLTETEMGEWFDLTGKIKRNAWRSEDDKPDEYLAKLLRDRRALLETASGKEAVLCKLLDSEDTGSLHHTLVYTSDKGPKQLENVNRLLRSRNILFHQLTAHETASRDQTKRIIRSFQEREIEVLTAKRVLDEGVNIPQIRKAFILASTTVERQWVQRRGRLLRTCSTIGKTHSVIHDLLALPPGLEEGLDPDARLLVRSELRRAQEFARLARNAGRPDGPLATITAMVDAAYL from the coding sequence ATGAATGAACCGGCGCTCCGGCGGCTGGACGAGGCTCGGCCCCTCTACATGCTGCCTGCGGACCCGCTCGCCGAGGAAGTCCTGATCCCTGGATTCCGAGCGGCCGCCAGGGTCGATTGCATGGTGGGGTTCTTCTCAAGTGAGGTTCTCGCCTCGCTGGCCCCGGGCCTCGCGACCTATATCGCCGGTTCCGAGAACGGCTTTCGACTTATCGTGAGCCCCCTACTCCGCGCCGAAGACCGGACCGCCATAGAGCACGGGTTGAAGTCGCCGACAGAGATCGCGGACAGGATTCTGGAAGAACTGACGGTTACGGAAGACCTGCTCCAGCGACACACCCTGAAATGCCTCTCATGGCTGCTCCGCCAAGGCAGAATCGAAATCAAGGTCGCCCTGATGAAGGATGCGCTCTTCCATCCAAAGGTCTGGCTGTTCGCGAACGACGGAGACGTCGTCGCGGCGCACGGATCGAGCAACGTGACCCTCGCGGGTATTCGGAAGAACGTCGAACAAATCGCCGTATCGAGGTCGTGGCAGGACCCGAACCAGCGCTACATCGCCAACAAGCTGAACTACGAGTTCGTCCGCCTATGGGAGAACAAGGACGAGAACTGCACCGTCATTGCAATGTCGGAGGCACTCCAGAAGCGGCTGGTGCGGACATATACGTCCGAATCGCCTCCAACGGAGGACGAGCTTCGGGCTCTGTACTGGCGCGCAACCGGATTCGTCGAGGCACGCGAGCAGCTTGAACCCGCTGCTGTTCCGTCGGCGCATTTCGCAGTACCCGACTGGTTGCGATTCGAAGACGGTCCCTTCGAACACCAAGGCAAGGCGGTCGCGGCGTGGTGCGAGGCCGGATTTCGCGGCGTGCTGGAAATGGCGACAGGCTCGGGCAAGACGATCACATCGATGATCGGCGCGCACCGCCTCCATCAGGTGCACAGGCCGTTACTGGTCATTGTCGCCGCGCCCTACGTGCCGCTGATCGAACAGTGGTGCGATGAAATCGCGCCGTTCAGGCTGAGACCCGTCAACCTGACGACAACCGGGAGCGCGACGAAGCGAGCGACCGCGCTGCAGAGACTGAAACGGAGGCTGCATACCGGACTATCGGATGTCGAGATCGCCGTTGTCAGCCACGACACGTTGTGCACGCCAGAGTTCCTCGCCTCTCTCGACGCCTTCGACTGCGCGCGCCTGCTTATCGCGGACGAGGTACACAATCTCGGACGGCCGTCCTTCATCAACGACCTGCCGGAGTTCTTCGAGTACCGCCTCGGCCTGTCTGCGACCCCGATACGGCAGTACGACGAGGAAGGAACGGAGGCGTTGTTTGGATTCTTCGGTCCCGTCGCGTTTCGTTTCGGGCTTGAAGAAGCCATCGGGGGCTGCCTCGTCGAGTACGACTACTATGTCCATCCGGTCTACCTGACGGAGACCGAGATGGGCGAGTGGTTCGACCTGACGGGCAAGATCAAGCGCAACGCATGGCGTAGCGAGGACGACAAGCCGGACGAATACCTCGCCAAGCTGCTGCGCGACCGGCGCGCGCTCCTGGAAACGGCGTCGGGGAAGGAGGCGGTGCTGTGCAAACTGCTCGATAGTGAGGATACGGGCAGCCTGCATCACACACTGGTCTACACCTCCGACAAGGGACCGAAGCAACTCGAGAATGTCAATCGTCTGCTGCGCAGCCGGAACATCCTGTTTCACCAGCTCACCGCTCATGAAACGGCAAGTCGCGACCAGACGAAGCGGATCATCAGGTCGTTCCAGGAGCGTGAAATTGAAGTGCTGACCGCCAAGCGCGTGCTCGACGAAGGCGTGAACATCCCACAGATTCGCAAAGCGTTCATCCTCGCGAGCACGACGGTGGAGCGGCAATGGGTGCAGCGGCGCGGGCGGCTACTGCGCACATGCAGCACCATCGGCAAGACGCACAGCGTTATTCACGACCTGCTTGCGCTGCCGCCCGGCTTAGAGGAAGGGCTCGATCCTGACGCGCGGCTGCTCGTGCGTTCAGAACTGCGCCGAGCGCAGGAATTCGCAAGACTGGCCAGAAACGCAGGCAGACCGGACGGGCCGCTTGCGACGATCACAGCAATGGTAGACGCAGCGTATCTGTAA